The genomic segment TAGGTAATGGAATGGAAGCCGTAAACAAAATTCTTCAAGATGATTACATGAGTAAAGTAACCATTATTCGTAATGGAGATGCCGCTAAAAAGTTTGATGCGGTTAAAGTGTTTCACAATTATTTTATTACAGAAGCCGAAAACCAAAAAAAACAAGCCGCAATTGATGCTGAAAACAAACGTATCTTTAATGAAAAGTACAAAACCGTCATTGATGCTAAAGTAAAATACTTTGCTGCACTGAAAGCCAAAGCAACTAAAACTAAATCAGGCTTAGAATTTGTTATCACTAAAAAAAGTGGAGGAGCTAAACCTAAGGTTGGAACTGGAATTTTTATTCATTATGCTGGTTTTTTAGAAAATGGGACATTGTTTGACAGCAGTATCGATGGTGTGTGCAAAACCTTTGGTACTTTTGATCCTAATAGAGCAGCTCAAAACGGCTACCAACCTATTCCTTTTCAAGCGGGTAAAAAAGATGGTATGATTCCTGGTTTTATTGAAGGAATTGAGCAACTTTCTTTCGGAGATAAAGCAGTCATATTTATCCCATCAAAATTAGGATACGGAGAGTCAGGTGCAGGAGGAGTAATTCCACCTAATGCGAATCTTATTTTTGAAATTGAGTTAGTAAAAGCACAATAATTAAATTATAAAGAAATGAAATTAAAATTAATAGCATTCTTATTATTAGGAATCATCAGTGTGCAAGCACAAAAATTTAAAAAAGGACTACCAACTAAAAAACCAGCTATTTCTCAAGTAGCTGCACCAAAATCAATAGTTGGAATTTTTGCCAATATTGTTACTACTAAAGGAACTATAGTTGTCCAATTGGAATACCAAAAAACTCCAGTTACTGTTGCAAATTTTATAAGCTTAGCAGAAGGTAAAAATCCTTTTGTAACAAATGAAAAATTAAAAGGAAAACCATTTTATGATGGGTTGAAATTCCACCGAGTACTTAAAGATTTCATGATTCAAGGGGGCGATCCTGCTGGCAATGGGTCAGGTGGTCCTGGCTATGCTTTTAAAGATGAATTTACTGATTTAAAACACGATAAAGGAGGTATTCTTTCAATGGCCAATTCTGGTCCCGCTTCTAACGGTAGTCAGTTTTTTATTACACATAAAGACACCCCTTGGTTAGATGGTGTTCACACTGTTTTTGGTCATGTTACACAAGGTATGGAGGTTGTAAACAAAATAGAACAAAATGACGTTATACTTAAAGTAACCATCGCTAGAAAAGGGATTTTGGCTACTAAATTTAATGCTGTTAAAATCTTCTCAGATTATTATGCCAACAAAGCAGAAGACGCTAAAAAACAAGCCGCAATTGACGCTGAAAACAAAGCCAAACAAGCTGCCATTCAAGCAGAAAACAAAAGGGTTTATCTGGAAAAATATGGTCCAGTTATCAAAGAAAAGGCTGCATTTTTAGCAGCTACAAAAGCAACAGCTACAACAACAGCTTCAGGATTACAATATGCTCTTTTACAAAAAGGATCTGATGTAAAGCCTGTGGATGGAAGTACTATTTATTTTAAATATGCAGGGTATTTTGAAGATGGTACTGTATTTGACACTAACTTCGAAGACGTAGCAAAAGCTTATGGACAATTCAATCAAACACGCGCTGATCAAAATGGCTACCAAGGTTTTCCTTTTCAGGCAGGTAAGAAAGATGGAATGATTCCTGGGTTTTTAGAAGGATTAAGCTTGATGAATATAGGAGATAGAATACTATTGTTCCTTCCTTCTAAATTAGGATATGGCGAAAGAGGTGCTGGAGGTGTCATTCCGCCCAATACCAATTTAGTTTTTGAATTGGAAATTACAGACAAAGCTCCTGTTGCAAAAAAATAATTGATCTAGTAATAAAAAAATCCTCAACAATGTTGAGGATTTTTTTATTGCATTTTATATAAATTGCTTTCCAAATTTCCAATCAAACTCATCTTTCGCATTAATGATGGCTCCGATTTCAAACTTAACTACTTCTTCAAATTCAGTTTGAAAAATAATCCAATTTTCTTCGTTGAAATAGTTTTCAAACGTATCAAATTCTTCTTGAGTGAATTTGGTAATATTTTTTGCTACCAAATCATTCTTAACTTCAGATATCTTTTTACCGATAATCGTATTCCCAAATAATTCCAAATCAGCGCCAGAAGCTACAATATATCCCAATTTAAAATCTTCCTCTTGGTAGAACGTTAAACGTGATTTTAGTTTATTGTATACCAAAATTTGATTCTCATCTTCGTCTTTGTAATTGCGGTCAGGTTTCCCATAAATTGCTTCCACATCTTTTTGTTTCATACCAAAAAGCAACTTATCGATTCCGTTTTTTAGATTGATTTTCATAATTAAAATATTGTTTTTACACCTTTATTAAGGCTATTCATTCATCTCGTCAAAACGAATCGGAACTTGAGGATCGTAACATGGACATTTGAATTCTTCCATCGTAGCAGCTAATAATTCCATTGTTTTTCCTTCGGTTCCATAACAGTCAATCTGAATACTTTGCGAAGTTGTCTTTACCTGAAAAGCGCCTTTTCCATTTGGATTTTTCCAACTATTATCGTCTACTTTTTCCCAACTAGAAAAAACACTGCCAATACGATTTAATATCACAGTTACTGGAAGTTCTTCTAAACCCTCCACCATTTCTTGTTCTACCAATGATTCGTATACCAATTGATGGTTCAAGTAAAATCCCTCCTGATATTGCCAAAATACTAATTCGTACATTTAAATAGTTTAAAAGTTTGTGTTTTATTAGTTTAGAAATGAGAAACTAAGATTAGTACTCAAAAGTACCGTATTCGCTAGAAATCGTCAATTTTTTAGTATCTGAAGCTTCCACTCTACCCACAATTTGGGCATCTACATTAAACGATTTTGAAATCGCTATAATATCTTGAGCTACTGCTTCTGGAACATACAATTCCATTCGGTGACCACAGTTGAAAACTTGGTACATTTCTTTCCAATCTGTTTTGGATTGCTCTTGAATCAATTGAAACAAAGGTGGTACCGGAAACAAATTGTCTTTTATTATGTGTAGATTATTTACAAAATGTAAAATTTTAGTTTGCGCTCCACCACTGCAATGCACCATTCCGTGGATCTCTTTTGAAGAATAGTTATCTAAAATTTTCTTGATAATTGGCGCATAGGTTCTTGTTGGCGAAAGCACTAATTGACCAGCATCAATTGGTGAATTTTCCACCGCGTCAGTTAAGTTTACTTGACCTGAATAAATTAATTCTTTAGGAACTGCAGCGTCAAAACTCTCTGGGTATTTTTGTGCCAAATAGTTGCCAAACACATCGTGACGTGCCGAAGTCAAACCATTACTTCCCATTCCGCCATTGTAACTTTTCTCGTAAGTGGCTTGTCCAAAAGAGGCTAAACCTACAATTACATCACCTGCTTGAATATTGGCATTGTCAATTACTTTGGCTCTTGGCATTCTTGCCGTAACTGTTGAATCTACAATAATAGTTCGAACTAAATCCCCTACATCAGCCGTTTCACCACCTGTAGAATGAATTGTAACTCCAAAAGAATCCAATTCTTTGATCAATTCTTCTGTTCCATTGATAATGGCCGAAATTACCTCAGCAGTAATTAGATTTTTATTTCTTCCAATAGTAGAAGAAAGTAAAATATTATCGGTCGCTCCCACACACAACAAGTCGTCAATATTCATAATCAACGCATCTTGCGCAATGCCTTTCCAAACTGAAATATCGCCCGTTTCTTTCCAATACATATAAGCCAAAGACGATTTAGTACCCGCTCCATCAGCGTGCATAATCAAACAGTAATTTTCATCTTGGGTTAAGTAATCCGGAACGATTTTACAAAAAGCTTGAGGAAACAAACCTTTATCTATATTTTTAATTGCATTATGCACATCTTCTTTGGATGCCGAAACACCGCGTTGTGCATATCTTTTTGAAGTATCTGAACTCATGTAGTTAGTTGTGTGTCGTCTGCCTTTCGGCAAAATGTATTTTGGGCAAAGATAATTATTTTTTTGGCTTTTGCCTAAGCAGAAATTGAGTGTAATTTTTCTATTTATCATTCCATAAAAAAGCCGCTTCAATGAAACGGCTTTTCTTAAAATAGTACTGAAAATAATTATTTGGTAAACAACAGCTCTCTGTATTTAGTCAATGTCCATAATTCATTATCAACTAATAATTCCAACTTATCACAATGGTTTCTAATGACATCAAAATAAGGTTTAACTTTATTACAATAGGCTTCAGCCATAGCTTGAGCATCTGATAACTGGTTCGCTTTTTTTCTTTCGTTGGTCATCTCTTCTACCTTAGTATTGATTCCTTCGATATGCGCCGAAATTTGTTTGATAATCGAGATTTGTTCTTTCGAAACACTTTCGAAATCTTTCCCGAAAATTTCTTTCAATCCGCGTACATTCTCAATCAAATTATTTTGGTAACGAATAGCCGTCGGAATCACATGGTTGCGAGCAATATCTCCTAAAACTCGACCCTCAATTTGGATTTTTTTAGTATACTCTTCCAATTCAATTTCGTATCGTGCCTCAACTTCGATATGATTCATAATTCCTAATTCAGAAAATAAATCTAATGATTGCTTCGATGCTCTCGCTTTTAAGGCTTCTGGAGTTGTTTTGAAATTACTCAAACCTCTTTTAGCCGCTTCTTTTTCCCAAGCTTCACTGTATCCATCTCCCTCAAACAAGATTTTCTTAGACTGTTTGATATATTCTCTTAATACATTAAAAATAGCATCGTCTTTTTTCATGCCTTTTTCCTCAATCAAGGTATCTACCTCAATTTTAAATTGTCGCAATTGTTTTGCTACAATAGCATTTAAGGTAGTCATCGCATTGGAACAATTAGCAGACGATCCCACCGCTCTAAATTCAAACTTATTTCCAGTAAAGGCAAATGGTGACGTTCTATTTCTATCGGTATTATCCAACATTAAGTCAGGAATTTTACCCACAACATTCAATTTTAAATCAGTTTTTTCTTCAGGAGATAATTTTCCTGTAGTAACTCCTTCTAACTCAGCTAAAACTTTAGTCAAAGAATCACCAATAAATACTGAAATAATTGCTGGTGGAGCCTCATTAGCACCAAGTCTGTGATCGTTACTTGCTGAAGCGATAGAAGCTCTTAGTAATGATTCATTATCGTTTACCGCTTTAATAGTATTGATAAAGAAAGTTAAAAACTGCAAATTACTCATTGGAGTTTTACTTGGACTCAATAAATTAACACCCGTATCGGTAGCCAATGACCAGTTGTTATGTTTTCCAGAGCCATTCACGCCTTTAAAAGGTTTTTCATGAAATAGTACTTTAAAATCATGACGTTCGGCTACTTTTTCCATCACATCCATTAACAAACAGTTGTGATCGACAGCCAAATTAGTTTCTTCAAAAATTGGTGCCAATTCAAATTGGTTTGGCGCCACTTCATTATGACGTGTTTTAACTGGAATTCCAAGCAACATACATTCTTGTTCCAAATCTCTCATATAAGTTAACGCACGAGTTGGAATAGATCCAAAATAGTGGTCATCCAATTGCTGACCTTTAGCAGATGTGTGTCCTAATAAAGTTCTACCTGTCATCATCAAATCCGGGCGAGATTTAGCCAGAGAACGATCAATTAAAAAATATTCTTGCTCCCACCCTAAAGTAGCAGTAACTTTTTTTACATTCTTATCAAAATACTTACACACCTCAGTGGCCGCATCATCCATAACGGTTAATGCTCGTAACAAAGGTGTTTTATAATCCAATGCTTCTCCCGTGTAAGAGATAAAAACAGTTGGTATACATAACGTAGTTCCAAAAATAAAAGCTGGTGAAGTTGGATCCCAGGCGGTATATCCTCTCGCTTCAAAAGTATTTCTAATTCCGCCGTTAGGAAAACTAGACGCATCTGGTTCTTGTTGTACCAATTGCGAACCACCAAACTTTTCGACAGGATCACTTCCATCGTATGAAGTTTCAAAAAAAGCATCATGCTTTTCAGCAGTAGTCCCTGTTAAAGGTTGGAACCAATGCGTATAATGAGTTACTCCTTTAGACAAAGCCCATTCTTTCATTCCCATAGCTACATAATCAGCTATTTTTCTGTCTATTTTAGTGCCGTGTTGAATTGCTCCTTGCACCGCTTTATAAGCTTCTGAAGTTAAATACTGCTTCATTGCTTTGGAATTAAATACATTGGAACCAAAAATTACTGATTTTTTTTCAGCTTCTTCAAATTGGAAAGGCTTTCGAGTAGATGCTTCTCTAAGCGCTTGAAAACGTAGTGTTGACATGTTTATAATTTTAAGTAATGAGAATTCTTTTTCACTTACATAGCAAATATAATAATATAATTTAAGTGATACAATTGCGAATTTATATTTTATTGCCATATAAAATTATATTTTTTAAAATATACCCCCCACTAAATTGAGGTTATGTGAAAAGTATATATTTAAAAAATAAAAAACACCCCCTTTTTTTTTACCACTTAAAAAAAATAATTAAATTTGCATCTACTTTAGAACAACACATTTAAATCAGATTATCATGGCAAAAATTAAATTAGAATACCTTTGGTTAGATGGATACGAACCAACACAGAACTTAAGAAGTAAAACAAAAGTTGAAGAACACGAGAATTTTCAAGGAACTTTAGCTGAACTAAGCAATTGGTCTTTTGACGGTTCGTCAACCAAGCAAGCTGAAGGTGGTTCTTCAGATTGTCTTTTAGTTCCTGTTGCTATTTATCCAGATCCAACGCGTGTTAATGGCTATTTAGTTATGTCAGAAGTTATGTATGCTGACGGTACGCCGCATCCTTCTAATGGTAGAGCAACTATCGACGACGAAGATGACGATTTCTGGTTTGGTTTTGAACAAGAATATTTCATCATGGATACTAAAACGTTATTGCCTTTAGGATTCCCTGTTGGAGGTTACCCTGCACCACAAGGTATGTACTACTGTTCTGTTGGTGGAAAAAATACTCACGGAAGAAAATTAGTTGAAGAGCATGCTGATTTATGTATTGCTGCTGGAATTAACTTCGAAGGAATTAACCAAGAAGTAGCTTGTGGACAATGGGAATTCCAATTGTTTGCTAAAGGAGCTAAAAAGGCAGGTGATGAAATTTGGGTTGCTAGATACTTATTAGATCGTTTGACAGAAAAATACGGTTACTATATTGAATACCACCCAAAACCTCTTGGTGACACTGATTGGAATGGTTCTGGTATGCACGCTAACTTCTCCAATACTGTTTTAAGAACTTGTGGAGATCAAGCTACTTATGAAAGAATCTGCGAGGCTTTCCGTCCTGTTACCAAAGAACACATAGCTGTTTATGGTGCTTACAACGACTTACGTTTAACAGGTAAACACGAAACTGCTTCAATCCACGATTTCTCATACGGAGTATCTGATAGAGGAGCTTCAATTCGTATTCCATTAATCACTGTTCAAAAAGGTTGGAAAGGTTGGTTAGAAGATAGAAGACCGGCTTCAAACGGAGACCCATACAAAATTGCTGCTAGAATTATCAAAACTGTTAAATCGGCTTTGTAATCTATTTCCAATTATATTAAAAAAGTGCCTTTCAAAAGAAGGCACTTTTTTTTGTGCTAAATTTTCAAACTCCTGTCTTTTAAAATCTTATAAAAACCTTATTTTTGTTTTTATGACAAATGCACTAAAATTATATATGGTTATGCTGGGATGTACTCCCAAAGGCCGTTTTACAGAACAACACGATATATTTTTCGGTATAGGAAATTCTCTCAAAGAATTAGTGCCGCACATGAAATCTTTTTGGCCTGAAGCCAAAGGCAAAATTCATATCGATGCATGGCGCGAAGTTACAACTGTAGATGGTTTTTCGATAACTATCGAACCTAAAAATGCATCAACAACTAAAGACCAATTATTCTTTATAAATCTAGGAGGGTACAAAGAAAATGAATTTGAAGAATACCATTATAAAACACTAGCAGTTGCCGAAAGTCTAGGGTTAGCCTCAAAAGTTGCCAAAGCAACTACTTTTTACAAACACTATAGTTTTGAAGGTGCCACCTCTCATATTGACGATAAGTACGGAATTGATGTAGACGAAATTTATAATGTAGCAGATATTTTAGCTCCCATTTTTAAAGACCATTATTCTTTAAAAATAACTCCAACAGAAGTTCCTTTACCAGAAGATGTTCAGCATATTGGCTATTTAAAAATAGACAAGATTGTATAAAATTAAAAAGACCTTTCAGTGAAAGGTCTTTTTTTTTTATTTTACAATAGATTGTTGATTGCCTCTAAGAATTTTATCGAAAAACAAAACATGATAAGGCAATGCATTTTCCCAATATTCCCATGTATGTGCACCTGGACGTTCCGTATAATCGTGAGGCACTTTTTGATACACCAATCGGCGATGTAATTCACGGTTGGTTTCAATTAAAAAATCATCCACACCACAATCTAAAATTAAAGGGAGTTGGTTGTTTTTCATTTTATCTACCATTCCTAAGACAGCATTGGAACTAAATAGATCAGGGGAAGGATTGATTCCAAAAACAGGTTCAATCAATTTTAAAATACCGTCTTTAGGTTCTCTATTTAACATCGTACTCATATCGGCAACTCCACTCATACTTCCTGCGGCACAAAATAAATCAGGATGCTTTGTTGCAAGCGATAGAGCACCATGTCCTCCCATAGAAAGCCCCGTAATTACACGTCCTTTTTTATCTTTAATTGTTCTGTAGCTAGCATCAATTTTTTGAATTACCTCTTGAGTGATATATGTTTCAAACTGGCTCCCCTTATTTACTGGACTATCCAAATAAAAACTAAAGGTTTCACCTTCGGGCATCACTATAATAATATTATATTGATCTGATAAATTTTGAATTAACGATTTATTTGGAGTTTTGGACAACCAATCAGAAAAATGACCATACGCTCCATGTAATAAATAGAGAACCGGAAAATTGGTTTTAGATTTAGCATACACATTAGGCAAAACTACTGCTGCTTTATAAGTTTTATTCATTGCCAAACTTGGTATTTGAAGCGTATCTACCACAGCAGCATGGGATACAATCACATTAAGCAAACATAATAAAAGGAATAAATAGATTTTTTTCATCTTATTTAATTTAGGTTTTAGATTAGACCTTTCCAAAAAATTCAAAAAGCAGTATAGCAATATGAAAATTTTGAACTGCAATTTACACTATTTTTAAAAGAGAAAGTACCATTGATTACTAATTCTAAAAAAGAGAGTAACATCCGATTAAGAAATTAAAAAACTTAACGAAACACCAACAAACAAATAACAAAAAGTTAACACAATAGTAGTCAATGTTATATGATCTTTGTTGATATAATAAACTGGTTATTTATTATATTGGTTTTGGTTAGTTTTTTAAATGCCGATTACTTTGGGGAGTAATCGGCATTTTTTATTTATCGATTAACCTTAATAAAGGAAAGTACTTTAGCATTAAACACATTAGGTTGCTCTACA from the Flavobacterium ammonificans genome contains:
- a CDS encoding AIR synthase related protein → MSSDTSKRYAQRGVSASKEDVHNAIKNIDKGLFPQAFCKIVPDYLTQDENYCLIMHADGAGTKSSLAYMYWKETGDISVWKGIAQDALIMNIDDLLCVGATDNILLSSTIGRNKNLITAEVISAIINGTEELIKELDSFGVTIHSTGGETADVGDLVRTIIVDSTVTARMPRAKVIDNANIQAGDVIVGLASFGQATYEKSYNGGMGSNGLTSARHDVFGNYLAQKYPESFDAAVPKELIYSGQVNLTDAVENSPIDAGQLVLSPTRTYAPIIKKILDNYSSKEIHGMVHCSGGAQTKILHFVNNLHIIKDNLFPVPPLFQLIQEQSKTDWKEMYQVFNCGHRMELYVPEAVAQDIIAISKSFNVDAQIVGRVEASDTKKLTISSEYGTFEY
- a CDS encoding glutamine synthetase III gives rise to the protein MSTLRFQALREASTRKPFQFEEAEKKSVIFGSNVFNSKAMKQYLTSEAYKAVQGAIQHGTKIDRKIADYVAMGMKEWALSKGVTHYTHWFQPLTGTTAEKHDAFFETSYDGSDPVEKFGGSQLVQQEPDASSFPNGGIRNTFEARGYTAWDPTSPAFIFGTTLCIPTVFISYTGEALDYKTPLLRALTVMDDAATEVCKYFDKNVKKVTATLGWEQEYFLIDRSLAKSRPDLMMTGRTLLGHTSAKGQQLDDHYFGSIPTRALTYMRDLEQECMLLGIPVKTRHNEVAPNQFELAPIFEETNLAVDHNCLLMDVMEKVAERHDFKVLFHEKPFKGVNGSGKHNNWSLATDTGVNLLSPSKTPMSNLQFLTFFINTIKAVNDNESLLRASIASASNDHRLGANEAPPAIISVFIGDSLTKVLAELEGVTTGKLSPEEKTDLKLNVVGKIPDLMLDNTDRNRTSPFAFTGNKFEFRAVGSSANCSNAMTTLNAIVAKQLRQFKIEVDTLIEEKGMKKDDAIFNVLREYIKQSKKILFEGDGYSEAWEKEAAKRGLSNFKTTPEALKARASKQSLDLFSELGIMNHIEVEARYEIELEEYTKKIQIEGRVLGDIARNHVIPTAIRYQNNLIENVRGLKEIFGKDFESVSKEQISIIKQISAHIEGINTKVEEMTNERKKANQLSDAQAMAEAYCNKVKPYFDVIRNHCDKLELLVDNELWTLTKYRELLFTK
- a CDS encoding peptidylprolyl isomerase, with the translated sequence MKLKLIAFLLLGIISVQAQKFKKGLPTKKPAISQVAAPKSIVGIFANIVTTKGTIVVQLEYQKTPVTVANFISLAEGKNPFVTNEKLKGKPFYDGLKFHRVLKDFMIQGGDPAGNGSGGPGYAFKDEFTDLKHDKGGILSMANSGPASNGSQFFITHKDTPWLDGVHTVFGHVTQGMEVVNKIEQNDVILKVTIARKGILATKFNAVKIFSDYYANKAEDAKKQAAIDAENKAKQAAIQAENKRVYLEKYGPVIKEKAAFLAATKATATTTASGLQYALLQKGSDVKPVDGSTIYFKYAGYFEDGTVFDTNFEDVAKAYGQFNQTRADQNGYQGFPFQAGKKDGMIPGFLEGLSLMNIGDRILLFLPSKLGYGERGAGGVIPPNTNLVFELEITDKAPVAKK
- a CDS encoding peptidylprolyl isomerase → MKKRVLLALALIVSLYSCKEDNNNLPDGLFAKIETNKGEIIVQLDYEKAPITVANFVTLAEGKNEFVTNENIKNRPFYDGLKFHRVIENFMIQGGDPIGTGSGDAGYKFKDEITDARFDKAGVLAMANNGPATNSSQFFITHLETPWLDGKHTIFGHVVGNGMEAVNKILQDDYMSKVTIIRNGDAAKKFDAVKVFHNYFITEAENQKKQAAIDAENKRIFNEKYKTVIDAKVKYFAALKAKATKTKSGLEFVITKKSGGAKPKVGTGIFIHYAGFLENGTLFDSSIDGVCKTFGTFDPNRAAQNGYQPIPFQAGKKDGMIPGFIEGIEQLSFGDKAVIFIPSKLGYGESGAGGVIPPNANLIFEIELVKAQ
- a CDS encoding alpha/beta hydrolase; this translates as MKKIYLFLLLCLLNVIVSHAAVVDTLQIPSLAMNKTYKAAVVLPNVYAKSKTNFPVLYLLHGAYGHFSDWLSKTPNKSLIQNLSDQYNIIIVMPEGETFSFYLDSPVNKGSQFETYITQEVIQKIDASYRTIKDKKGRVITGLSMGGHGALSLATKHPDLFCAAGSMSGVADMSTMLNREPKDGILKLIEPVFGINPSPDLFSSNAVLGMVDKMKNNQLPLILDCGVDDFLIETNRELHRRLVYQKVPHDYTERPGAHTWEYWENALPYHVLFFDKILRGNQQSIVK
- a CDS encoding glutamine synthetase beta-grasp domain-containing protein, whose translation is MAKIKLEYLWLDGYEPTQNLRSKTKVEEHENFQGTLAELSNWSFDGSSTKQAEGGSSDCLLVPVAIYPDPTRVNGYLVMSEVMYADGTPHPSNGRATIDDEDDDFWFGFEQEYFIMDTKTLLPLGFPVGGYPAPQGMYYCSVGGKNTHGRKLVEEHADLCIAAGINFEGINQEVACGQWEFQLFAKGAKKAGDEIWVARYLLDRLTEKYGYYIEYHPKPLGDTDWNGSGMHANFSNTVLRTCGDQATYERICEAFRPVTKEHIAVYGAYNDLRLTGKHETASIHDFSYGVSDRGASIRIPLITVQKGWKGWLEDRRPASNGDPYKIAARIIKTVKSAL
- a CDS encoding DUF1543 domain-containing protein codes for the protein MTNALKLYMVMLGCTPKGRFTEQHDIFFGIGNSLKELVPHMKSFWPEAKGKIHIDAWREVTTVDGFSITIEPKNASTTKDQLFFINLGGYKENEFEEYHYKTLAVAESLGLASKVAKATTFYKHYSFEGATSHIDDKYGIDVDEIYNVADILAPIFKDHYSLKITPTEVPLPEDVQHIGYLKIDKIV